In the genome of Kitasatospora cathayae, one region contains:
- a CDS encoding YhjD/YihY/BrkB family envelope integrity protein: MAERRGRPSRAQRIRAGSTRLRGRTARLREAPFPRRLAAQLIHIHVLDTATRLAAQAFLTAIPVLFVMAAFMPREVRKSVSESLRTVLGLHGASLDQVRQVLETSQTETTESFGTAGILVTLLSATSCSRVLQRLCERSWHLPHLAGRLAAWRWLAWLLVWLAALTVQGQVWGGFGAGNGLGLVLYLLTVTLLWWWTQHLLLGGRVRWLPLLPGAALTSAALTALAWGSRLYVPRSLNRSVTQFGSLGLVFTLLSWLIVVFTAITLAIGIGYVVAGRDRPTDAE, translated from the coding sequence GTGGCGGAACGGCGTGGTCGGCCCAGCCGCGCTCAGCGGATCCGCGCCGGATCCACCCGGCTGCGCGGGCGGACGGCCAGGCTGCGCGAGGCCCCGTTCCCGCGCCGACTCGCGGCCCAGCTGATCCACATCCACGTGCTGGACACCGCCACCCGCCTGGCGGCGCAGGCGTTCCTGACCGCCATCCCGGTGCTGTTCGTGATGGCCGCCTTCATGCCTCGCGAGGTGCGCAAAAGCGTCTCCGAGTCCCTGCGCACCGTCCTGGGACTCCACGGTGCCTCGCTCGACCAGGTCAGACAGGTGCTCGAGACCAGCCAGACGGAGACCACCGAGTCCTTCGGCACCGCCGGAATCCTGGTGACCCTGCTCTCGGCCACGAGTTGCAGCCGGGTACTGCAGCGCCTGTGCGAACGTAGCTGGCACCTGCCCCATCTGGCGGGACGTCTGGCGGCATGGCGGTGGCTCGCCTGGCTGTTGGTGTGGCTCGCCGCCCTGACCGTCCAGGGGCAGGTGTGGGGCGGATTCGGGGCGGGCAACGGGCTCGGGCTCGTCCTCTACCTGCTCACGGTCACCCTTCTCTGGTGGTGGACACAGCACCTGCTGCTCGGCGGCCGGGTTCGCTGGCTCCCGCTGCTGCCGGGGGCCGCGCTGACCAGTGCCGCACTGACGGCGCTCGCCTGGGGATCGCGGCTCTACGTTCCCCGCTCGCTGAACCGCAGCGTGACGCAGTTCGGCTCGCTCGGCCTGGTCTTCACCCTGCTCAGCTGGCTCATCGTGGTGTTCACGGCCATCACGCTCGCCATCGGCATCGGGTACGTGGTGGCGGGCCGGGACCGACCGACGGACGCGGAATGA
- a CDS encoding STAS domain-containing protein, with the protein MEHDELLRTRTGMCQDCVSVSLEGELDIATAPLLLDAVIRALAARPGQLVLDVEALTFCDAAGVRALLQARRACRVHHAEFRLTGVRPRFRRILALLRLTDLLPAQPALVGSPAGAGSPESPH; encoded by the coding sequence ATGGAACACGACGAACTACTCCGTACCAGGACCGGGATGTGTCAGGACTGCGTGTCGGTGTCGCTGGAAGGCGAACTCGACATCGCGACCGCGCCGCTCCTGCTCGACGCCGTCATCCGGGCCCTCGCAGCTCGTCCGGGTCAACTGGTCCTTGACGTCGAGGCCCTCACCTTCTGCGACGCCGCCGGCGTGCGCGCCCTCCTCCAGGCCCGCCGGGCCTGCCGCGTCCACCACGCGGAGTTCCGGCTCACCGGCGTCCGGCCGCGGTTCCGCCGGATCCTCGCCCTGCTCCGCCTCACCGACCTCCTGCCGGCTCAACCCGCCCTGGTCGGCAGCCCGGCGGGCGCCGGTTCGCCGGAGTCCCCCCACTAA
- a CDS encoding CBS domain-containing protein: MKHSVLDGTPADTFPPVEPGRPPGRTRIRDCMSRPGIAVTPGTDFATVAAVLSASRRGIVPVVTTDGTVTGVVAASDLLAAHAEHDPRRELRARDLMTAPAVTVTEDTNTTDAVALVAEHALHHLPVVDADGRLTGLLSTHDLLDALRREDEAIGSEALALALTPGSGVVPTSLHVRCERGLLSVTGRTRTRGDAAALCLQLARIDGLKALADHLTWDLDDPPGPGGGPFG, from the coding sequence ATGAAGCACAGCGTTCTCGACGGAACACCGGCCGACACCTTCCCGCCGGTGGAGCCCGGACGCCCGCCCGGCCGAACCCGGATCCGCGACTGCATGAGCCGCCCGGGCATCGCCGTCACCCCCGGCACCGACTTCGCCACCGTCGCCGCCGTGCTGAGTGCCTCCCGGCGCGGCATCGTGCCCGTGGTGACCACGGACGGCACCGTCACCGGCGTCGTCGCGGCCTCCGACCTGCTCGCCGCCCACGCCGAGCACGACCCGCGACGGGAACTGCGAGCCCGCGATCTCATGACCGCCCCGGCCGTCACCGTCACCGAGGACACGAACACCACCGACGCGGTGGCCCTGGTCGCCGAGCACGCCCTCCACCACCTGCCGGTCGTGGACGCCGACGGCCGCCTGACCGGCCTGCTCTCCACCCACGACCTGCTCGACGCCCTGCGCCGCGAGGACGAGGCCATCGGCTCCGAGGCGCTCGCCCTCGCCCTCACCCCCGGCAGCGGAGTCGTGCCCACCTCCCTGCACGTCCGCTGCGAACGCGGCCTGCTCTCGGTCACCGGCCGCACCCGCACCCGCGGCGACGCGGCCGCCCTCTGCCTCCAGCTCGCCCGCATCGACGGCCTGAAGGCCCTGGCCGACCACCTCACCTGGGACCTGGACGACCCGCCGGGGCCGGGCGGTGGGCCGTTCGGGTGA